Proteins encoded within one genomic window of Bacteroidota bacterium:
- a CDS encoding MBL fold metallo-hydrolase, with protein sequence MKIQSFAFNPFEENTYILFDETKECVIIDPGCSNPSEQQEIAQFIKDENLKPVKLLNTHCHVDHVLGNAFIAKKYNLQLEIHKGDLEILHSLPQVSHLYGLNADESVEPSVFLNEGDKIKFGNSVLDILFIPGHSPGSICFVSHTDKFIIGGDVLFYGSIGRTDLPGGDHEALISNIKTKLFLLDDDFTVFTGHGNETTIGFEKKNNPFLI encoded by the coding sequence CCTTTGAAGAAAATACATATATATTGTTTGACGAAACAAAAGAGTGCGTCATCATTGACCCCGGCTGCAGCAATCCATCCGAGCAGCAAGAGATTGCTCAGTTTATCAAAGATGAAAATCTGAAACCCGTAAAACTCCTCAACACCCATTGCCATGTTGACCATGTGTTAGGAAATGCGTTCATCGCGAAAAAATATAATCTTCAGCTTGAAATTCATAAAGGAGATTTAGAAATACTTCATTCTCTTCCGCAGGTGTCGCATCTCTACGGATTGAATGCGGATGAATCCGTTGAGCCCTCTGTTTTTCTGAACGAAGGAGACAAAATAAAATTCGGAAATTCAGTTCTTGATATTCTTTTTATTCCCGGACATTCCCCGGGAAGTATCTGCTTTGTTTCACACACTGATAAATTCATCATCGGTGGTGATGTGCTTTTCTACGGAAGCATCGGCAGAACAGATTTGCCGGGCGGTGACCACGAAGCGCTCATCTCAAATATAAAAACAAAACTTTTTTTGCTTGACGATGACTTTACTGTTTTCACAGGGCATGGCAACGAAACTACTATTGGCTTTGAGAAGAAGAACAATCCTTTTTTAATTTAG